The following are encoded in a window of Halorarum salinum genomic DNA:
- a CDS encoding energy-coupling factor ABC transporter ATP-binding protein, which translates to MTESRTGKHPALVVDGVEFGYVSDTTVLHDVDLSIDSGEFVTIIGQNGSGKSTLVKNVVGLLKPDQGSVTIYDDDGTPYETTEQPMNVLARYVGFVFQNPDDQIFHTSVQKELTYGLKNIGVPEAERQERIESVLDAVGLSTDGSQNPFNLGKGQRQRLAIAAVLVMRPQTIIVDEPTTGQDRKESKRIMEILQEYNDEGHTIIAITHDIALAAEYTDRVVAIRDGDVIADGPPERVFLDEQNLKETNIRPPQITQLGAALNDRLDADILEEMWLTTDDAFEDTIDALSEGEAVTKSSRKHQ; encoded by the coding sequence ATGACAGAGTCACGCACCGGCAAACACCCGGCTCTGGTCGTCGACGGTGTCGAGTTCGGGTACGTCTCGGATACGACCGTCCTGCACGACGTCGACCTCTCAATCGACAGCGGCGAGTTCGTCACCATCATCGGGCAGAACGGCTCGGGGAAGTCCACGCTCGTGAAGAACGTCGTCGGCCTCCTTAAACCCGACCAGGGGTCAGTCACCATCTACGACGACGACGGAACGCCCTACGAGACGACCGAGCAACCAATGAACGTCCTGGCGCGCTACGTCGGGTTCGTCTTCCAGAACCCCGACGATCAGATCTTCCACACGTCCGTCCAGAAGGAACTGACGTACGGCCTGAAGAACATCGGCGTGCCGGAGGCCGAACGCCAGGAGCGCATCGAGTCCGTCCTGGACGCGGTCGGCCTCTCCACGGACGGGAGCCAGAACCCGTTCAACCTCGGGAAGGGCCAGCGTCAGCGCCTCGCGATCGCCGCAGTGCTCGTGATGCGGCCCCAGACCATCATCGTCGACGAGCCGACGACTGGACAGGACCGCAAGGAATCGAAGCGGATCATGGAGATTCTCCAGGAGTACAACGACGAAGGGCACACGATCATCGCAATCACGCACGACATCGCGCTGGCAGCCGAGTACACCGACCGCGTCGTCGCCATCAGGGACGGCGACGTGATCGCCGACGGCCCGCCGGAACGCGTCTTCCTCGACGAACAGAACCTCAAGGAGACGAACATCCGGCCACCCCAAATCACGCAGCTCGGCGCCGCGTTGAACGACCGACTCGACGCAGACATCTTAGAGGAGATGTGGCTGACCACCGACGACGCGTTCGAGGACACCATCGACGCGCTGTCCGAGGGCGAAGCGGTGACAAAGTCGAGTCGAAAACACCAGTAA
- a CDS encoding energy-coupling factor transporter transmembrane component T family protein, translated as MKSLFQFSGGDSFLHRLDPRPKFLVVLAVLAYVLLFEDPLYMLGAFVAVIAIIWVFGRIAPTEYWTLLIFFTPLIGAVMLIQGLTLRSADPEIVFALGPLEFSGYGLLFGASIGLRLATMGLTFMMFSMTTTPKNVGLALHKVGVPFRYAYLATFGLRFLPMMQSDLKTIQNARAVRGDRDVGSRNPFRRLKSLPMSFFPLAANSLRQSNETAKALELRGYGASEQRTTVFDLELRLMDYAVGVAMLAVIAAISYARFALTIGQLG; from the coding sequence ATGAAGTCCCTGTTTCAGTTTTCCGGTGGTGACTCGTTCCTTCACCGGCTGGACCCCCGTCCGAAGTTCCTGGTCGTCCTCGCGGTGCTCGCGTACGTCCTCCTCTTTGAGGACCCGCTGTACATGCTCGGCGCGTTCGTCGCTGTCATCGCGATCATCTGGGTGTTCGGGCGGATCGCACCCACCGAGTACTGGACGCTCCTCATCTTCTTCACGCCGTTGATCGGCGCGGTGATGCTCATCCAAGGCCTCACCCTTCGCTCCGCCGACCCGGAGATCGTCTTCGCGCTCGGCCCGCTGGAGTTCTCGGGCTACGGCCTTCTGTTCGGCGCGAGCATCGGCCTTCGCCTCGCGACCATGGGGCTGACATTCATGATGTTCTCGATGACGACGACGCCGAAGAACGTCGGGCTGGCGCTCCACAAGGTCGGCGTCCCGTTCCGGTACGCGTACCTTGCGACGTTCGGGCTCCGGTTCCTCCCGATGATGCAGTCGGATCTGAAGACGATCCAGAACGCGCGCGCGGTTCGCGGAGACCGGGACGTCGGCTCGCGGAACCCGTTCCGTCGACTCAAGAGCCTCCCGATGTCGTTCTTCCCGCTCGCCGCGAACTCGCTCCGGCAGAGTAACGAAACGGCAAAGGCGCTCGAACTTCGAGGCTACGGGGCGTCCGAGCAGCGGACGACGGTCTTCGACCTAGAGCTCCGCTTGATGGACTACGCCGTAGGCGTCGCGATGCTCGCTGTGATCGCGGCGATCTCCTACGCGAGGTTCGCGCTGACGATCGGCCAATTGGGGTGA
- a CDS encoding M20 family metallo-hydrolase produces the protein MIQQDRLWNSIQTLGEIGERDDGAMMRVTGSDADKRARDTLVDWFEDAGLTVTVDSVGNIVARREGRTDAAPIVTGSHVDTVPNGGRFDGVVGVLGPLEIARYWDDAGVETDRPVEVVVFTEEEGTRFGTGLLGSLVASGKLSLEDALELEDDDGTTLQATLERIGYHGDGEFELADAAGFVEMHVEQGPLLDRSGSTVGIVEAIAGITHHSITFEGEADHAGNTPMDMRRDAFMGAAEFALSLESLVTETSESTVGTVGKVSVAPNGTNVIPETARLGVDVRDTDGDRLHDVVETLRERTADMTSRRNLSVDWETHLDISPSVMNADIRRELIAATERCDVDFLELRSGAGHDAMNAQAVTPTGMLFVPSEDGISHSPREYTRPADLYRGTKVLESALRELTSVQSADSSPTVD, from the coding sequence ATGATACAACAAGACAGACTCTGGAATTCGATACAGACGCTCGGCGAAATCGGCGAACGAGACGACGGGGCGATGATGCGCGTCACCGGGAGCGACGCGGACAAGCGAGCACGGGACACGCTCGTCGACTGGTTCGAGGACGCAGGACTGACAGTCACCGTGGACTCGGTCGGGAACATCGTCGCCCGGCGCGAGGGGCGGACGGACGCCGCCCCGATCGTCACCGGGTCGCACGTCGACACCGTCCCGAACGGGGGCCGGTTCGACGGCGTCGTGGGCGTCCTCGGCCCGCTCGAGATCGCCCGGTACTGGGACGACGCTGGCGTCGAGACCGACCGCCCGGTCGAGGTCGTCGTTTTCACCGAGGAGGAAGGGACGCGGTTCGGAACCGGCCTCCTCGGGAGCCTCGTCGCATCCGGGAAACTCTCGCTCGAAGACGCGCTCGAACTTGAGGACGACGACGGGACAACGCTCCAGGCGACCCTGGAGCGCATCGGATACCATGGCGACGGCGAGTTCGAACTCGCGGACGCCGCTGGGTTCGTGGAGATGCACGTCGAGCAGGGACCGCTCCTCGATCGGTCCGGGAGCACGGTCGGAATCGTCGAAGCGATCGCCGGCATCACCCACCACTCGATCACGTTCGAGGGCGAGGCGGATCACGCCGGGAACACGCCGATGGACATGCGCAGGGACGCGTTCATGGGCGCCGCGGAGTTCGCGCTCTCGCTCGAGTCGCTCGTGACGGAGACTTCCGAGAGTACGGTTGGGACTGTCGGGAAGGTCTCGGTCGCGCCGAACGGAACGAACGTCATCCCTGAGACCGCCCGGTTAGGGGTCGACGTCCGGGATACGGACGGCGATCGGCTCCACGACGTGGTCGAAACGTTGCGAGAGCGGACCGCCGACATGACGTCGCGTCGGAACCTCTCGGTCGACTGGGAGACGCACCTCGATATTTCACCCTCGGTCATGAACGCGGACATCAGACGCGAGCTGATCGCGGCGACTGAACGCTGCGACGTCGACTTCCTCGAGCTACGGTCGGGCGCGGGGCACGACGCGATGAACGCGCAGGCTGTGACACCCACCGGGATGCTGTTCGTCCCCAGCGAGGATGGCATCAGTCACAGTCCCAGAGAGTACACGCGGCCAGCGGACCTCTACCGCGGGACGAAAGTCCTCGAGAGTGCGCTCCGCGAACTGACGTCGGTCCAGAGCGCGGACTCATCCCCGACCGTCGACTGA
- a CDS encoding quinone oxidoreductase family protein, whose translation MRAIQYHEFGGPEVLQLERIDELEPASDEVLIETRAIGVNPCDSLRRQGLWKDDLPLIPGSDVAGVVTVTGDRVQRFDVDDRVYGTIPHLNVSGTRGDRQGVYAESVVAREDRLAVLPEGVSFEVGAGLGLVGITAWRALMHFGDLEPGQTCLVHGGSGGVGHVAVQLASTLGATVIATASADRRDIVRELGADVVLDYATPDLEAAIDDAAPDGVDVVLDHRLGEYMQLDVNVANYGGTVVAIGGNYDSPTIEDLTEAIGKDLTIQPMDMFNEPDIAGVLERLSHLLRKGRLTVEIADTYRLKEAAEAQRAVDEESFTGKLVLRP comes from the coding sequence GTGCGTGCTATTCAATACCACGAGTTCGGAGGGCCAGAGGTCCTCCAACTTGAACGAATTGACGAACTGGAGCCGGCTTCCGACGAGGTACTGATCGAGACGCGAGCCATCGGCGTAAATCCGTGCGATTCCCTCCGCCGCCAGGGGCTCTGGAAGGACGACCTCCCGTTGATCCCAGGATCTGACGTCGCGGGTGTTGTAACGGTGACAGGTGACCGCGTGCAGCGGTTCGACGTCGACGACCGCGTCTATGGGACCATCCCGCACCTGAACGTCAGCGGGACGCGAGGCGACCGTCAGGGCGTCTACGCCGAATCGGTCGTCGCACGCGAGGACCGCCTCGCCGTCCTCCCGGAGGGCGTCTCATTCGAAGTCGGCGCGGGGCTTGGCCTCGTCGGCATCACGGCTTGGCGAGCGCTGATGCACTTCGGCGACCTGGAACCGGGGCAGACGTGTCTCGTCCACGGCGGTAGCGGCGGCGTCGGGCACGTCGCCGTCCAACTGGCCTCGACGCTTGGCGCTACCGTTATCGCAACAGCGTCCGCCGATCGCCGCGACATAGTCCGCGAACTCGGGGCCGACGTCGTACTCGACTACGCGACCCCCGACCTCGAAGCGGCCATCGACGATGCGGCCCCGGACGGCGTGGACGTGGTCCTGGACCATCGCCTAGGCGAGTACATGCAGCTCGACGTGAACGTCGCGAACTACGGCGGGACCGTCGTCGCGATTGGCGGGAACTACGACTCGCCGACCATCGAGGACCTCACGGAAGCCATCGGCAAGGACCTCACTATTCAGCCAATGGACATGTTCAACGAACCGGATATCGCCGGCGTTCTCGAACGCCTCTCGCACCTTCTCCGAAAAGGACGGCTGACCGTCGAAATCGCCGACACGTATCGACTCAAAGAGGCCGCCGAGGCACAACGAGCGGTCGACGAGGAGAGTTTCACCGGAAAGCTGGTCTTGCGTCCGTGA
- a CDS encoding IclR family transcriptional regulator encodes MANQGSRMVKSGERVFDILEFVREEAGVTVTEVARELDIAPSTAHQYLQTIEASGFLVREGNDYYISLQFLDYGESARQRGKACKLAEENVDELARETNERAQFVVMEHGQGVVLYTATGDRAVKTNVTLGRHVYLHATAAGKAILSQLPESAVLEIIDEHGLPAVTSHTITEQDALLTELDEIRQAGVAQNNQEDIHGLRAVGVPVTDEQDHILGALSVSGPTHRITGDVLEHEIPDLLLGMANELELKVEYTD; translated from the coding sequence ATGGCAAACCAAGGCAGTCGAATGGTGAAATCCGGCGAGCGAGTCTTCGATATCCTCGAATTCGTCCGTGAGGAGGCCGGCGTAACCGTCACGGAGGTCGCTCGCGAGCTCGACATCGCGCCGAGCACCGCCCACCAGTACCTGCAGACGATCGAGGCGAGTGGATTCCTCGTTCGAGAGGGCAACGATTACTACATTTCTCTCCAATTTCTCGACTATGGTGAATCGGCAAGGCAGCGGGGGAAAGCCTGCAAGCTGGCCGAGGAGAACGTCGACGAACTCGCCCGGGAGACGAACGAGCGAGCGCAATTCGTCGTCATGGAGCATGGCCAGGGCGTTGTCCTCTATACCGCAACCGGCGACCGTGCCGTCAAGACCAACGTCACCCTCGGCCGCCACGTCTACCTCCACGCGACCGCCGCGGGGAAAGCCATCCTCTCCCAGCTCCCCGAGTCAGCGGTCCTAGAGATCATCGACGAACACGGCTTGCCGGCGGTCACGTCCCATACCATCACCGAGCAAGACGCCCTCTTGACCGAACTCGACGAGATTCGGCAGGCCGGCGTCGCGCAGAATAATCAAGAGGATATCCACGGACTAAGAGCGGTCGGCGTCCCCGTCACGGACGAGCAGGACCATATTCTCGGAGCGTTGAGCGTCTCCGGCCCGACGCACCGCATCACGGGCGACGTCCTGGAACACGAAATCCCCGACCTCCTCCTGGGAATGGCCAACGAACTCGAGCTGAAGGTCGAATATACTGATTGA
- a CDS encoding twin-arginine translocation signal domain-containing protein, protein MREMHNSRRSYLKAAGAAASVAILGGCIGNGTAEQSRGTPESIQEKSVQLSQDNGPFTDREEGFDEVIDIVEAGADDTGEESINPVLEEARGDDTLVKFPPGTYLLTDTVRFTGFSNFGLIGQDATIKIGPHRGFRTDVAFKFGVPYSPGNGLLVESLTFDQSEPGRGVKVIQASMDDGLRVRDIHHRR, encoded by the coding sequence ATGCGTGAAATGCACAACAGCAGGCGTTCGTACCTGAAAGCCGCTGGAGCCGCCGCATCGGTTGCTATACTCGGCGGTTGTATTGGGAACGGAACCGCCGAGCAATCGCGAGGAACTCCCGAATCGATTCAGGAGAAATCCGTCCAACTCTCGCAGGATAACGGTCCGTTTACCGACAGGGAAGAGGGATTCGACGAGGTCATCGACATCGTCGAAGCGGGCGCGGACGATACGGGCGAGGAATCGATCAACCCGGTGCTCGAGGAGGCGCGCGGTGATGACACGCTCGTCAAATTCCCCCCGGGTACGTACCTTCTGACCGACACGGTCCGGTTCACCGGCTTCTCGAACTTCGGTCTCATCGGTCAGGATGCGACGATCAAGATCGGCCCCCACAGAGGGTTCCGTACCGACGTCGCATTCAAATTCGGCGTGCCGTATAGCCCGGGGAACGGTCTACTCGTGGAGTCGCTGACGTTCGATCAGAGTGAACCGGGCCGTGGCGTGAAGGTGATTCAGGCGTCGATGGATGACGGCCTCCGCGTGCGCGACATCCATCATCGAAGGTAA